Below is a genomic region from Persicimonas caeni.
GTACAGATCGACGCGCCCCGACAAGCGCACGGCGAGCCCATCGCGAAGGCGGATGCTCTCGGGTGCGTTCTGGAGCGCATCGATAATCTTTTGTCGGTCGTCGCCAAACGCCACCGCCCGAATCCGCGCGACCGGATCTTCGTCGGGGGAGAGCCGCTCGACGAGCTCGAAATAGGCGTGGCCGCCGGGGCGGTTGCGGTCGTAGCTCTGCACCTCGCCGACCAACCACACGTCGTCGGAGAACTTGTCGCGAATCGCGCGCCGAGCCTCCTCGTTGAGCTGCGAGATCGAGTAGGTCCCCTCGGGCACCCGAAGCGGACCGCCCTGCCCCGGCCCGTCGGAGACGAGTTCGTCGATCGGCTGCAGGTTCTTCTCGCAGTAGCTACGAAGCGCCTGCGAAATCTTGAACTTGTGGTTGGCCAGCTTGCCGATGACATGGTCGGCATGCTTCAGCGGCACGTACCAATTCTTGGTGCCCCCGTCGAACCAACGACCGGGCAGCGAGCGCACCACGGGCAGAAGGCTCGCATCGTAGGGGAAAATGATGCAGATGCGCTGCGCTTCGGGTTCGATGTCGAGAAGTCGTGACACGGGTGCGGGGTCTTGGAGGTTCGGATTTAGGCTGCAGCTCTCGCGATGATGTACCAGCCGAGGATAAATGCAATCAGCCCGCCGACGACGCTGCCCCCCAGGTAGATGCCGGCGAGGACGCGTTCGCCGGAGCGCCACATCGTCATGGCGTCCGCCTCGAAGGTCGAAAAGGTCGTAAACGCGCCCAGAAAGCCCGAAAAGGTCAGCGTGCGCAACTCGGGGCTTGCCCAATCGGCCGTCTCCACGCCTGCGCGGGCCATGCCGATGAGCAAACAGCCCAACAGGTTGACCGTGAGCGTGCCCCAGGCGAAGCCCTCCTCGCCCGTGTGCCCGTAGATCCACTCGGACAGGCCGGTGCGCGACAACGCCCCGAGCGCGCCGCCCAGTGCGACTAGCCCGATTTTGACCCACAGGTTCATCCCTCCTCCGGAATGCAGGCGTTTTGCTCTTCGCCGAAGCATTTGCCCTCACCGCCGACCGCCCCCCCGATGCACGGAGCGCACGTCTCGGCGGTCGAACACTCGGCGTCGGTCTGACACGTATCGCGGCAGGTGTACTCGTAGCATACCTGCTCGTCGGGACAACTCACCGTGGCGTTGCACTCGGCAGTCTCCACACAGCCCGACAAAAGTGCGCACAAAAGTGCCAGCACACACCACAACAACGCGCTCGTCGATGCCTTCGCCTCGACATCACCTATGGCGCTGTCTACATTGCACGCGATTAGATCATATTTGATGACTGGTGTCTGGACCATGCTACGCGCGCCCATCGTTCTGCTGCTGAATCTGCTCAGGTTACTCGGCTACCTCTGGTCGAGCTTCTGGTTCAAGTTAGGGTACTTCTTTCGGCGTAAAAAGAAACTCTATCTCGAGCTGAAGCTGGAGAGCAGCTATGCCTTCGGACCGAAGACCGGCTTGGCGGCCCTGTTCCAGCACAAGCCTTCACTGCTCGAACTTCGCAAATCCATCGAACGCATTCGCGAGGACGACACGGTCGCCGGTGTGGTCATCGTGCCCGAGTCGACGGCGATGGGCCACGGTCAGCTCGCCGAGCTCAACCGCCTGCTCGACTCGCTTCGTGAGGCCGGAAAGCACGTGGTCGGTCACGCGCAGATGCCGCTGACCCGCGACTACCTGCTGCTGACCGCCGCCGACGATATCTTGCTCAGCCCCGCCGGGCGCATCTACTCGTTCGGGCCACGCTTCGACCAGAATTTTGCGCGCGAGGCGCTCGACAAGATCGGCGTCATCCCCCAGTTCATCCATATCGGTGAGTTCAAGACCGCCTCGCATCGATTTATCCACGAGGAGATGACCCAGGCGCAGCGCCTGATGATGCAGTCGCTCTACGACAGCTTCAAGCGAGTGCTCCGCGATCGCATCGGTGAGCGACGTGGGCTGTCGCACGAAGAGGTCGAGACCTTCTTCGAGCAGGCGCCGCTGGATACGCGCCACGCCTGGCGCGCCGGCTTCGTCGACGGCGAGGTTTTTCGAGAAGTCATCGGCGACTGGCTCGACGACCCGCAACACTCTGCCCCCATCGGCTATATCGAGCGCGCCCACAAGCGTGACGGGCGCGAAGGCGAGGAGGAGATGAAGCGGCACGCCAAGGAGCGAACCAGCATCATGGTGCGCGCCAAAGACCACCTCGACGCGCTGCCCAAGCCATACAAATGGCAGCCCCTGCTTCGCCCCAAGCGCCGCTTCGCGGTGCTCGACCTCTCCGGCATGATCGTCATGCCCAACATGACCGTGCCGGGCCAAGGTTCGGTGGTCATCGACCCACATGAGGTCGTCCCGGCCCTTCGGCGCATTCGCGAGAACCGTCGCTATGCCGGCGCCATTTTGCATATCAATTCGCCGGGAGGGAGCGCGCTGGCGAGCGACATCATTTGGCACGCCATCGAGCAGCTTCGGCGCACCAAACCCGTGATCGCCCAGTGTTCCGACGTGGTCGGCAGTGGTGGCTACTATTTGGCGGTAGGCGCCGATCAGATCATCTGCGAGCGTCAGACGATGACCGGCTCGATCGGCGTGGTCACCGGCAAAATGTCTGCCCCGGGAACCCCGCAAAAGCTGGGACTCAACGTCGAGTCTATCTACGAGCACGACGCCGATCGTTTCACCAGCCTGACCACCCCGTTGAGCGACCAGATGATGGAGCGCATGGACGACGACGCACGCAACTTCTACAGGCGTTTTCTCCAGCGCGTCGGCCAGGCCAGAAAACTACCCCGGCGACGCCTGCATCGCTACGCACGCGGACGCGTCTACCTCGGGGAGGCGGCGCTCGAGCGTGGTCTGATCGATGAGATTGGAGGGCTCGACACGGCCATCGAGCGATTGGGCGAGTTGTGCGACCTCGATCCCGACGACACCGAGGTCACGTTCATCGGGCACCGAAAAGAGAGCCTGCGCGGCGCGCTGACCGGCCAGCTGCAAGCCCAAATGCCGAGCTGGATGGCCGACGTCTTCGAGCCGGCCATGATCGCCGCGCTCCTCAAGCGCGACCCGGTGCTCGCTCTGATGCCGTGGAAGGTGGAGTAGGTTCCCACAACAGGCCCGAGCCCGTAGGGCGGTCCCTCCGCCTTTGATAGCCCCCTGCGTAGCGCAGCGGAGCTGGGGGGAACTGGGGGACTCAAAACGACAATCAAGCCTCACCATCGAGCATTTTCTGCAGCTCGCCCGAATCCCGCAACGCTTTGACGTCGGTGAACCCACCCACGGACTGACCGTCGATGAAAATCTGGGGCACGGTGCGCATCCCCGTCTCCTCGACGAGCTTCATGCGCCGCTCCGGATCGTTGGTCACGTCGATCTCCTCGTACTCGACGCCCATCTCGTCGAACAGCCGCTCGGCCATGTTGCAGTACGGGCAATACGTCGTCCGATAAATCTCTACCTTCGCCATGGCTGCCTCTCCTATCTGGTACGTCTGGGCTGGTACGTCTGGTCTCTTACGGCCACGTGCGCGTCCGCGCTCTAGTGATCCACGTGTAACATAAAAACTAAC
It encodes:
- the grxC gene encoding glutaredoxin 3; its protein translation is MAKVEIYRTTYCPYCNMAERLFDEMGVEYEEIDVTNDPERRMKLVEETGMRTVPQIFIDGQSVGGFTDVKALRDSGELQKMLDGEA
- a CDS encoding fluoride efflux transporter FluC: MNLWVKIGLVALGGALGALSRTGLSEWIYGHTGEEGFAWGTLTVNLLGCLLIGMARAGVETADWASPELRTLTFSGFLGAFTTFSTFEADAMTMWRSGERVLAGIYLGGSVVGGLIAFILGWYIIARAAA
- a CDS encoding S49 family peptidase, whose product is MLRAPIVLLLNLLRLLGYLWSSFWFKLGYFFRRKKKLYLELKLESSYAFGPKTGLAALFQHKPSLLELRKSIERIREDDTVAGVVIVPESTAMGHGQLAELNRLLDSLREAGKHVVGHAQMPLTRDYLLLTAADDILLSPAGRIYSFGPRFDQNFAREALDKIGVIPQFIHIGEFKTASHRFIHEEMTQAQRLMMQSLYDSFKRVLRDRIGERRGLSHEEVETFFEQAPLDTRHAWRAGFVDGEVFREVIGDWLDDPQHSAPIGYIERAHKRDGREGEEEMKRHAKERTSIMVRAKDHLDALPKPYKWQPLLRPKRRFAVLDLSGMIVMPNMTVPGQGSVVIDPHEVVPALRRIRENRRYAGAILHINSPGGSALASDIIWHAIEQLRRTKPVIAQCSDVVGSGGYYLAVGADQIICERQTMTGSIGVVTGKMSAPGTPQKLGLNVESIYEHDADRFTSLTTPLSDQMMERMDDDARNFYRRFLQRVGQARKLPRRRLHRYARGRVYLGEAALERGLIDEIGGLDTAIERLGELCDLDPDDTEVTFIGHRKESLRGALTGQLQAQMPSWMADVFEPAMIAALLKRDPVLALMPWKVE